A genomic stretch from Rhodothermales bacterium includes:
- a CDS encoding PorV/PorQ family protein yields MIIRRSTPIALALLLLCGVAALPVSAQFDSTTRDVTKRGTTAAEFLSIPVGARATAMSNAISASTEGPTSIYWNPAGLASMTGGAFTAEYAQWLAGIDFSYVALAVNGSFGTIGFGLTSMRVPDMEVTTVNEPDGTGEQFDASSYSVSLAYAKSLTDRFGIGGSIKLVNERIWNSTASGVAFDIGTMFETPFHGIRLGASISNFGSKMQIGGEDLLVVVDIDPNNRGNNESNRALLRTDEFDLPLVMRIGLAGEVVNNEQYRVTLAIDALNPNNSEQYVNVGAEVGLLGDLIMLRGGYGEIFLTDNVRSWSAGVGLRYRFAPLDFAVDYAYELQEFFSDISRFTLTVQF; encoded by the coding sequence ATGATCATCAGAAGAAGCACCCCGATCGCGCTGGCACTGCTCCTCCTCTGCGGCGTAGCTGCCCTGCCGGTTTCTGCGCAGTTTGACAGTACCACACGAGACGTCACGAAGCGCGGGACAACGGCGGCGGAGTTCCTCAGCATTCCGGTCGGAGCACGTGCGACGGCCATGAGCAATGCAATCAGCGCGTCGACTGAAGGGCCGACCTCGATCTATTGGAACCCGGCCGGCCTCGCGTCAATGACCGGCGGCGCCTTTACGGCCGAATACGCACAGTGGCTGGCAGGAATTGACTTTTCATATGTCGCTTTGGCTGTCAACGGCAGCTTTGGAACAATCGGCTTCGGGTTGACCTCGATGCGCGTGCCCGATATGGAAGTCACAACGGTCAACGAGCCGGATGGCACGGGTGAGCAGTTCGATGCCTCGTCGTATTCCGTGTCACTGGCGTACGCCAAATCTCTGACCGACCGTTTTGGTATTGGCGGTTCCATCAAACTTGTCAACGAGCGAATCTGGAATTCGACAGCCAGCGGAGTAGCGTTCGACATCGGCACCATGTTCGAGACACCTTTTCATGGTATCCGACTTGGAGCGTCCATCAGTAATTTCGGGTCGAAAATGCAGATCGGGGGGGAGGACCTGCTCGTCGTGGTCGACATCGATCCGAATAACCGCGGAAACAACGAGAGCAACCGGGCTCTTCTGCGCACGGACGAGTTCGACCTTCCGCTGGTGATGCGGATCGGGTTAGCCGGTGAGGTCGTCAATAACGAACAGTATCGAGTGACACTGGCCATCGATGCACTGAATCCGAATAACAGTGAGCAGTACGTGAACGTCGGAGCCGAAGTGGGGCTCCTGGGTGATCTGATCATGTTGCGAGGAGGGTACGGTGAGATCTTCCTAACGGACAACGTGCGATCGTGGTCGGCTGGAGTTGGCTTGCGGTACCGGTTCGCGCCGCTGGACTTCGCTGTTGACTATGCTTATGAGTTGCAGGAGTTTTTCTCCGACATCAGCCGGTTTACTTTGACCGTTCAATTTTGA